From Rhodospirillaceae bacterium, the proteins below share one genomic window:
- a CDS encoding LysE family transporter — protein sequence MIEMDLYITFVLATILLILMPGPIVTITVANSLAYGTRHGLRTVVGTSCATTVLLIVGGFGMASAFALLAQWFESLRWFGAAYLVFLGIQQWRAKPIVLGEEGASAWSKKGIFWQGFVISITNPKTILFYAAFFPQFMDPARDPGPQLFVLSVTFLFIATFLDSCYAVLCGRLRPFLADARRGRLRNRITGGLLMGTGLALALARKT from the coding sequence ATGATCGAAATGGACCTGTACATAACCTTTGTTCTGGCGACGATCCTGCTGATTTTGATGCCGGGACCGATTGTCACCATTACCGTCGCCAATTCGCTTGCCTATGGCACCCGTCACGGCTTGCGCACCGTTGTTGGCACCTCGTGCGCGACGACGGTGCTTCTGATCGTCGGCGGGTTTGGCATGGCTTCGGCTTTTGCTTTGCTTGCCCAGTGGTTTGAATCGCTGCGCTGGTTTGGCGCTGCCTATCTGGTCTTCTTAGGTATCCAGCAGTGGCGGGCTAAACCCATCGTCCTGGGCGAGGAAGGTGCCAGTGCCTGGTCGAAGAAAGGCATCTTCTGGCAGGGTTTCGTGATTTCGATCACCAACCCGAAGACGATCCTGTTTTACGCCGCCTTCTTTCCACAGTTCATGGACCCGGCACGGGATCCGGGGCCGCAATTATTTGTATTGAGCGTCACGTTTTTGTTTATTGCGACGTTTCTGGACAGCTGTTACGCGGTGTTGTGCGGCAGGTTGCGCCCCTTTCTTGCCGACGCCAGACGCGGCCGCCTGCGCAACCGCATCACCGGTGGGCTTTTGATGGGCACCGGGCTGGCCCTGGCGCTGGCACGAAAGACTTGA
- a CDS encoding cob(I)yrinic acid a,c-diamide adenosyltransferase: MVKLTKIYTRGGDTGETSLGNGDRTAKHDLRVAAYGCVDETNATIGLARLYTDGDADAMLARIQNDLFDLGADLCRPGDGSETDEALRIVDGQVARLESEIDTMNEQLEALTSFILPGGSQAAAHLHMARTVSRRAERLVSELITIEATNPAALRYINRLSDHLFQLARLHNNAGQDDVLWTPGANR; encoded by the coding sequence ATGGTGAAACTGACAAAAATATACACCCGTGGCGGCGATACGGGCGAAACATCCTTAGGCAATGGCGATCGCACGGCCAAGCACGACCTTCGTGTCGCCGCTTACGGCTGCGTCGATGAAACCAACGCGACAATCGGTCTGGCCCGTCTGTACACGGACGGCGACGCTGACGCCATGCTGGCGCGAATCCAGAACGACCTGTTCGATCTTGGCGCTGACCTGTGTCGACCCGGCGACGGGTCGGAAACTGACGAAGCGCTTCGTATTGTCGATGGCCAGGTGGCGCGTCTGGAAAGCGAAATTGACACCATGAACGAGCAACTTGAAGCACTGACATCATTCATTCTGCCCGGCGGTTCGCAGGCCGCGGCCCATTTGCATATGGCGCGCACCGTCTCGCGCCGCGCCGAACGATTGGTTTCAGAATTAATAACCATTGAGGCCACCAACCCGGCGGCTTTGCGCTATATCAACCGACTGTCCGATCACCTGTTCCAGCTGGCTCGATTGCACAACAATGCGGGCCAGGATGATGTCCTGTGGACACCCGGCGCCAACCGTTAA
- a CDS encoding electron transfer flavoprotein subunit beta/FixA family protein, with product MKVLIAVKRVIDFNVKIRVKSDNSGIETANVKMSMNPFDEIAVEEAIRLKEAGTADELVVVSMGTAQSSETIRTALAMGADRGILVETETELQPLAVAKLLKAIVEKEKPDMVVVGKQAIDDDANQTGQMLAALLGWPQGTFASKLEPGDGKATLVREVDDGLQTIQVNLPAVISTDLRLNEPRYASLPNIMKAKKKPIDTTTPDELGVDVTPRLETVNVVEPPVRDAGEIVADAAQLVDKLKNEAKVI from the coding sequence ATGAAAGTTCTTATCGCCGTCAAACGGGTTATCGACTTCAACGTCAAAATCCGTGTTAAATCAGACAATTCGGGTATCGAGACGGCCAACGTCAAAATGTCCATGAACCCCTTTGATGAAATCGCCGTCGAGGAAGCGATCCGCCTGAAAGAGGCCGGCACCGCCGACGAGTTGGTCGTCGTGTCCATGGGCACGGCACAGTCATCGGAAACCATCCGCACGGCTTTGGCAATGGGCGCCGACCGTGGCATTTTGGTTGAAACCGAAACTGAATTGCAGCCCCTGGCCGTCGCCAAACTTCTTAAAGCCATCGTCGAAAAAGAAAAACCCGACATGGTAGTCGTCGGCAAGCAGGCTATCGATGATGATGCCAATCAGACCGGCCAGATGCTGGCCGCACTGTTGGGCTGGCCGCAAGGCACATTTGCTTCCAAGTTGGAACCCGGCGATGGCAAGGCGACGCTGGTCCGTGAAGTCGATGACGGCTTGCAAACCATCCAGGTTAATCTTCCGGCCGTTATCTCGACAGATTTACGCCTTAACGAGCCGCGTTACGCATCGCTTCCCAACATCATGAAGGCCAAGAAGAAGCCCATCGACACCACCACCCCGGATGAGCTTGGCGTCGATGTAACCCCGCGACTTGAAACCGTCAACGTCGTCGAGCCGCCAGTACGTGATGCAGGCGAAATCGTCGCCGATGCTGCCCAACTGGTCGATAAACTGAAGAATGAGGCGAAGGTCATCTGA
- a CDS encoding electron transfer flavoprotein subunit alpha/FixB family protein, with protein sequence MSILVVAEHDNSELKSATLNAVTAASELGDVTLLVAGLDCGSVAEQAAKVAGVAKVIVADDGAFANGLAENVASLLVDLAPGYSHLVAPATTSGKNIMPRVAALLDVAQISEISAIESPDTFIRPIYAGNAMATVKTADTPKIITVRGTAFEAAATEGGSAAIEAVSGGGDQGLSSFVSQEVSKSERPELTTAKVVISGGRGMQNGENFHLLEDIADKLGAAVGASRAAVDAGYVPNDYQVGQTGKVVAPDLYIAVGISGAIQHLAGMKDSKVIVAINKDEEAPIFQIADFGLVADLFDVLPQLSAELDK encoded by the coding sequence ATGAGTATTCTTGTCGTTGCCGAACACGATAATTCGGAATTGAAGTCCGCCACCCTGAACGCCGTCACCGCCGCAAGCGAACTTGGTGACGTCACCCTGCTGGTCGCTGGTCTTGATTGTGGCAGTGTTGCCGAACAAGCCGCAAAGGTCGCCGGTGTCGCCAAGGTCATCGTCGCCGATGACGGCGCTTTTGCTAACGGGCTGGCCGAAAACGTGGCCTCTCTACTGGTTGATCTGGCCCCCGGCTACAGCCACCTTGTCGCCCCCGCGACAACATCGGGCAAGAACATCATGCCGCGTGTTGCCGCCCTGCTTGATGTGGCGCAAATTTCAGAAATTTCCGCCATTGAAAGCCCGGACACCTTCATCCGCCCGATCTACGCCGGCAACGCCATGGCGACGGTCAAAACCGCCGACACACCAAAAATCATCACCGTTCGCGGCACTGCTTTTGAAGCCGCCGCCACAGAAGGCGGCAGTGCGGCCATCGAAGCTGTCAGCGGTGGCGGCGATCAGGGCCTGTCGAGTTTTGTCAGTCAGGAAGTGAGCAAATCCGAACGACCCGAACTGACAACCGCCAAAGTCGTCATTTCTGGCGGTCGCGGAATGCAAAACGGTGAAAACTTCCATCTGCTTGAAGACATCGCCGACAAACTGGGTGCTGCCGTTGGCGCCTCGCGCGCTGCCGTTGACGCCGGTTACGTACCCAACGATTACCAGGTTGGCCAAACCGGCAAAGTTGTCGCCCCCGATCTTTACATCGCCGTCGGTATTTCAGGGGCTATTCAGCATCTGGCCGGCATGAAGGACAGCAAGGTCATTGTCGCCATCAACAAAGACGAAGAAGCGCCGATTTTCCAGATCGCTGATTTCGGTCTTGTCGCCGACCTGTTCGACGTGCTTCCGCAGTTGTCGGCAGAATTGGATAAATAG
- a CDS encoding 3-hydroxybutyryl-CoA dehydrogenase, which yields MSSDIKKIGIIGAGQMGGGIAHVCALAGHDVYLMDINEDSLTGALAVINKNMTRAVSKDKLAQVDMEAGLALISTGSSYDDFKDCDLVIEAATENEELKKEIIREICKVVPEHTIIASNTSSISITRLGAQTDRPGKFVGMHFMNPVPLMELVELIRGIATDEETYAAVRTLTEQLGKTPVNAEDFPAFIVNRILLPMINEAVYTLYEGVGSVLAIDTSMKLGTHHPMGPLELADFIGLDTCLAVMNVLHEGLADTKYRPCPLLVKYVEAGWLGRKTGRGFYDYSGDEPVPTR from the coding sequence ATGTCATCGGACATCAAAAAAATAGGCATCATCGGGGCCGGCCAAATGGGTGGCGGTATCGCCCACGTTTGTGCGCTGGCTGGTCACGACGTCTACCTGATGGATATCAATGAAGACAGCCTCACGGGCGCTTTGGCTGTCATCAATAAAAACATGACGCGGGCCGTCAGCAAGGACAAGCTGGCGCAAGTCGACATGGAAGCTGGCCTTGCCCTCATTTCCACAGGCTCTTCTTACGACGACTTCAAAGACTGCGATCTGGTTATCGAAGCGGCCACCGAAAACGAGGAACTGAAAAAAGAAATCATCCGCGAAATTTGCAAGGTGGTTCCCGAACACACCATTATTGCGTCCAACACCTCGTCTATCTCCATTACCCGGTTGGGTGCGCAAACAGACCGGCCCGGCAAGTTCGTCGGCATGCACTTCATGAACCCTGTTCCCCTGATGGAACTGGTCGAACTGATCAGGGGCATCGCCACGGACGAGGAAACCTACGCCGCCGTCCGCACCCTGACCGAACAACTGGGCAAGACTCCGGTCAACGCCGAAGATTTCCCGGCTTTTATCGTCAACCGCATCCTGTTGCCGATGATCAACGAAGCCGTCTACACCCTGTATGAAGGTGTGGGCTCTGTTCTGGCCATCGACACCTCCATGAAACTGGGCACCCATCATCCCATGGGACCGCTGGAGTTGGCCGACTTTATCGGCCTGGATACCTGTCTGGCGGTGATGAATGTGCTGCACGAGGGGTTGGCCGATACCAAATACCGGCCCTGCCCGCTTTTGGTCAAATACGTGGAAGCGGGCTGGCTGGGTCGCAAGACTGGGCGCGGTTTCTATGATTATTCCGGTGATGAGCCGGTCCCGACCCGCTAG
- the arsB gene encoding ACR3 family arsenite efflux transporter → MNLFERYLTLWVALCIVVGITLGHFIPTPFHVLGSAELFSVNIPVAVLVWLMIIPMLLKIDFGAMHQVKEHWRGIGVTLFINWAVKPFSMALLGWIFIGVVFRPYLPAEQIESYIAGLILLAAAPCTAMVFVWSNLCDGEPHFTLSQVALNDVIMVFAFAPIVALLLGLSSIVVPWQTLLLSVVLYIVVPVLFAQMWRKNLLARGGPEKLQTVLDRLGPVSLVALLTTLVLLFGFQGEQIIAKPVIIALLAVPILIQVYFTSGLAYLLSRKFGVAHCVAAPSALIGASNFFELAVAVAIGLFGFQSGAALATVVGVLIEVPVMLSVVKIVNSTKGWYEAGLTPRP, encoded by the coding sequence ATGAATCTTTTTGAACGCTATCTGACGCTGTGGGTGGCCCTCTGTATCGTTGTCGGCATTACGCTCGGCCACTTCATACCCACACCGTTTCATGTTCTGGGAAGCGCCGAGCTGTTCAGCGTCAACATCCCGGTTGCCGTGCTGGTCTGGCTGATGATCATCCCGATGCTGCTGAAGATCGATTTCGGGGCTATGCATCAGGTCAAGGAACATTGGCGTGGCATTGGCGTGACCCTGTTTATCAATTGGGCCGTTAAGCCGTTTTCCATGGCCCTGCTGGGCTGGATTTTCATCGGCGTCGTCTTCAGGCCGTATCTTCCGGCCGAACAAATCGAGTCCTATATCGCAGGCCTGATCCTGCTTGCCGCAGCCCCCTGCACGGCCATGGTTTTTGTGTGGAGCAATCTGTGTGACGGCGAGCCTCATTTTACCTTAAGCCAGGTGGCGCTCAACGACGTTATTATGGTCTTTGCCTTCGCCCCCATTGTTGCGCTGTTGCTGGGCTTGTCATCGATTGTTGTTCCCTGGCAAACGCTGCTTCTGTCAGTGGTTCTCTACATTGTCGTGCCAGTGCTTTTCGCACAAATGTGGCGCAAAAACCTTTTGGCAAGGGGTGGGCCGGAAAAACTGCAAACCGTCCTGGACAGGCTGGGACCGGTTTCCCTGGTCGCCCTGCTGACCACACTTGTTCTGCTATTCGGTTTTCAGGGTGAGCAAATCATCGCCAAGCCGGTGATTATAGCGCTGCTGGCCGTGCCTATTCTGATCCAGGTTTATTTCACCTCCGGGCTGGCTTACCTGCTGAGCCGCAAGTTCGGCGTCGCCCACTGCGTCGCCGCCCCCTCGGCTTTGATCGGGGCGAGTAATTTCTTTGAATTGGCAGTTGCCGTCGCCATCGGCCTTTTCGGTTTTCAGTCAGGAGCAGCGCTTGCCACCGTCGTCGGTGTGCTGATCGAAGTCCCGGTCATGCTGTCAGTGGTCAAAATCGTCAACTCGACCAAGGGCTGGTACGAGGCGGGTCTTACGCCTCGTCCGTAA
- a CDS encoding dCMP deaminase family protein, which yields MSKWDARFLRLAKEVSTWSKDRSTQVGAVIVGEDRTPGPYGYNGFPRYIDDEKEERHARPTKYDWTEHAERNAIYNAARMGVPLKGGTIYVTHVPCTDCARAIIQVGIKRVVTDASCMEGGFAERWSEAAETTREMLAEAGIPIDLVEVTDEA from the coding sequence ATGAGCAAATGGGACGCCCGATTCTTACGCCTCGCCAAAGAGGTCTCGACCTGGTCGAAGGACCGCTCGACCCAGGTCGGCGCGGTCATCGTTGGCGAGGACCGGACCCCCGGCCCCTACGGCTATAACGGTTTCCCCCGTTACATCGATGATGAAAAAGAAGAACGCCACGCCCGCCCGACCAAATACGACTGGACCGAGCACGCCGAACGCAACGCCATCTATAACGCCGCCCGTATGGGTGTGCCCCTGAAGGGCGGCACCATCTACGTCACCCATGTGCCGTGTACGGACTGCGCCCGGGCGATCATTCAGGTTGGTATCAAGCGGGTCGTCACCGATGCCAGTTGCATGGAAGGGGGCTTCGCCGAGCGTTGGTCAGAAGCCGCCGAAACAACCCGCGAGATGCTGGCCGAAGCAGGCATCCCCATCGATTTGGTGGAGGTTACGGACGAGGCGTAA
- a CDS encoding site-specific DNA-methyltransferase gives MGSGKSSKDGQILQGNCVDLMNGLPEASVDMVFADPPYNLQLEGDLLRPNNSVVDGVDNDWDQFDSFKAYDEYTRGWLEAARRVLKPNGTLWVIGSYHNIFRVGSQLQDLGFWMLNDVVWRKTNPMPNFRGRRFTNAHETLIWCAKTKESKYLFNYEAMKNLNEDLQMRSDWELPICTGRERLKKDGQKAHPTQKPESLLYRVILSSTEVGDVVLDPFFGTGTTGAVAKKLGRHYIGLEREAEYVKIARERIKKVREISDDEKTLYSTPPKRSLPRIPFGRLIERGLLKPGTVLCDHRRRHTARVRADGSLACADFRGSIHQVGAHVQKAPACNGWQFWNVDNGGQLTSIDTFRQKLRAELH, from the coding sequence ATGGGTTCTGGGAAATCCTCGAAAGACGGTCAAATACTTCAGGGAAATTGCGTCGATCTGATGAACGGACTGCCCGAAGCATCCGTTGATATGGTCTTCGCCGATCCACCATATAACCTGCAGCTGGAAGGCGACTTGCTGCGCCCCAATAACTCTGTCGTCGATGGCGTCGACAATGACTGGGACCAATTCGACAGTTTTAAGGCTTATGACGAGTACACCCGTGGCTGGCTGGAAGCGGCCCGGCGGGTCTTGAAGCCCAACGGTACTTTGTGGGTGATCGGCAGTTATCACAATATTTTCCGGGTTGGCTCACAGTTGCAGGATTTGGGTTTCTGGATGCTCAACGATGTGGTCTGGCGCAAAACCAATCCCATGCCAAATTTCCGCGGTCGCCGCTTCACCAATGCCCACGAAACCCTGATCTGGTGCGCCAAGACCAAGGAGTCAAAGTACCTGTTTAATTACGAGGCCATGAAGAACCTCAACGAGGATCTGCAAATGCGTTCCGACTGGGAGCTGCCCATTTGCACGGGTCGTGAACGCCTTAAAAAAGACGGCCAGAAGGCGCATCCGACGCAAAAACCGGAATCCCTGCTGTACCGTGTGATTTTGTCATCGACAGAGGTCGGCGACGTGGTCCTTGATCCGTTCTTCGGCACCGGCACCACCGGCGCCGTGGCAAAGAAACTGGGCCGTCATTACATCGGCCTTGAGCGTGAAGCCGAATACGTCAAGATCGCCAGGGAGCGCATCAAAAAAGTCAGGGAAATTTCTGATGATGAGAAAACCCTCTATTCAACGCCGCCCAAACGCAGTCTGCCGCGTATTCCTTTTGGTCGCCTGATTGAACGTGGGCTTTTGAAGCCCGGAACCGTCCTTTGCGACCACCGCCGTCGTCATACGGCCCGGGTCCGTGCCGATGGTTCGCTGGCTTGTGCTGATTTCCGCGGTTCCATCCATCAGGTCGGAGCCCATGTGCAAAAAGCCCCGGCCTGCAACGGCTGGCAGTTCTGGAATGTGGATAATGGCGGACAATTGACTTCCATTGATACGTTCCGCCAGAAGCTGCGTGCCGAGTTGCATTAA
- a CDS encoding ribonuclease HII has product MPDFMFEYEAIAEGLGPVCGVDEAGRGPWAGPVVAGAAILDPATLPDSLRQGLDDSKKLKPEKRQTLFELLKVHAITGLGIASVEEIDALNILAATMLAMSRAVEALSVKPGMALIDGNRLPELPCPGEALVKGDGRSLSIAAASIVAKVSRDRIMAELAEEYPAYGWDHNAGYGTKKHQQGLADFGVTEHHRRSFAPIRKILER; this is encoded by the coding sequence ATGCCTGATTTCATGTTCGAGTACGAAGCCATTGCCGAAGGTCTTGGCCCTGTTTGCGGCGTAGACGAGGCCGGGCGTGGTCCCTGGGCCGGGCCGGTGGTCGCCGGGGCGGCGATCCTTGACCCTGCGACACTGCCCGACAGTCTGCGTCAGGGGCTGGATGATTCAAAAAAACTAAAGCCCGAAAAACGCCAGACCTTGTTCGAGCTGCTTAAGGTTCACGCGATAACCGGCTTGGGTATCGCCAGTGTTGAAGAAATTGATGCCTTGAACATCCTTGCCGCAACCATGCTGGCGATGTCCCGCGCTGTTGAGGCTTTGAGTGTGAAACCGGGAATGGCGTTGATCGATGGCAACCGCCTGCCCGAATTACCGTGCCCGGGCGAAGCCTTGGTCAAGGGCGATGGCCGTAGCCTTTCCATTGCTGCGGCATCAATTGTCGCCAAGGTCAGCCGCGACAGGATCATGGCCGAACTGGCCGAAGAATATCCGGCATATGGATGGGATCATAATGCCGGATACGGCACCAAGAAACATCAACAGGGACTGGCCGATTTTGGCGTTACGGAGCACCACCGTCGCAGTTTCGCACCGATCAGGAAAATATTGGAGCGCTAG
- a CDS encoding PA0069 family radical SAM protein produces the protein MIDIRADRPKKGRGAQANRTGRHEPLQTIAINDGWDLDEDDLPPLRTTVTNETCRTAITYNKSPDLPFDRSINPYRGCEHGCAYCYARPSHANMGLSPGLDFESRLFAKTNIVEALERDLRKPGYRCRGIMIGANTDPYQPIERAHRLTRQVLEVLSTYQHPVAIVTKSDQVLRDLDLLGPMAAKGLAAVAVSVTTLDRHLSRKLEPRAPTPEKRLQAIRELNRAGVPVSVFASPMIPFLNDAELETIIKAGVDAGAVSASYILLRLSLELKDLFADWLDVHAPGKKDHVLSLIRQNRGGELNDSTFSKRMTGSGPLAQLLSKRFHLACGQLGIAAANARDLGLDCGRFQLPPQAGDQMALF, from the coding sequence ATGATTGATATCAGGGCAGACAGACCTAAAAAGGGCCGCGGCGCCCAAGCTAACCGGACCGGTCGCCACGAACCTTTGCAAACAATAGCCATCAATGATGGCTGGGATTTGGACGAAGACGATCTGCCACCCCTGCGCACCACGGTGACCAATGAGACGTGTCGCACCGCCATCACCTATAACAAATCGCCGGATCTTCCTTTTGATCGTTCGATCAATCCATACCGGGGTTGTGAGCATGGTTGCGCCTATTGTTATGCACGGCCCAGCCACGCCAATATGGGGCTGTCGCCGGGGCTCGATTTTGAAAGCCGCCTGTTCGCGAAAACAAATATTGTTGAAGCTCTTGAGCGGGATTTGCGAAAGCCCGGCTACCGCTGCCGGGGCATCATGATTGGGGCCAATACGGACCCTTATCAACCCATCGAGCGCGCCCATCGTCTGACCCGGCAGGTACTGGAAGTGCTCAGTACCTATCAGCATCCCGTCGCCATCGTCACCAAATCAGACCAGGTGTTGCGCGATCTTGATCTTTTAGGGCCAATGGCAGCGAAGGGACTGGCCGCGGTGGCGGTATCGGTGACAACCCTTGATCGCCACCTGTCACGCAAGCTGGAACCCAGGGCCCCGACTCCCGAAAAGCGCTTGCAGGCAATCAGGGAATTAAATCGGGCAGGGGTGCCGGTAAGCGTTTTTGCCTCGCCGATGATCCCGTTTCTCAATGATGCCGAGCTTGAGACGATTATCAAAGCCGGGGTCGATGCCGGGGCGGTATCGGCCTCTTATATATTGCTCAGGCTGTCACTGGAACTGAAGGACCTGTTCGCAGACTGGCTCGACGTTCACGCCCCGGGCAAGAAGGATCATGTCCTTAGCTTGATCAGGCAGAACCGGGGCGGTGAATTGAACGACAGCACGTTCAGCAAACGGATGACCGGCAGCGGCCCCTTGGCGCAGCTGCTGTCGAAACGCTTCCACCTAGCCTGCGGCCAGTTGGGGATTGCAGCGGCCAATGCCAGGGATCTGGGCCTTGATTGCGGGCGCTTCCAACTTCCGCCACAGGCTGGCGACCAGATGGCATTGTTTTAA
- a CDS encoding transcriptional regulator GcvA: protein MPRRLPPLNALRAFEAAARHLSFTKAAAELNVTPAAVSHQVKALEDIAGVLLFKRLTRALALTARGQAALPALSEGFDLLAEAAGQLDDKAELDVFTITTAPSFAAKWLVPRLDDFQEKNPGVKVRIDATMALVDLRRDGVDVAIRYGRGQYPGHHADRLFEEEIFPVCSPKLALNNPEDLAHHTLLHVGFATDSQSYPDWRMWLKSAGISGVDWRKGPEFSLENMAVQAALEGHGVALVNTSLVRDDLASGALVRPFELGIQTGFAYYLAIPDENMEQPAVVAFRRWILDLTCS from the coding sequence TTTCACCAAGGCGGCGGCGGAACTGAATGTCACACCGGCCGCCGTCAGCCATCAGGTCAAAGCGCTGGAGGATATTGCCGGGGTTCTCTTGTTCAAACGCCTGACCCGGGCATTGGCTTTAACAGCCCGGGGACAAGCGGCATTGCCGGCATTATCTGAAGGTTTCGACTTGCTGGCCGAGGCTGCAGGGCAGTTGGACGATAAGGCGGAACTGGATGTTTTCACCATCACCACGGCACCATCCTTCGCCGCCAAGTGGTTGGTCCCCAGGCTTGATGATTTTCAGGAAAAGAACCCCGGCGTTAAGGTCCGTATTGACGCGACGATGGCGCTTGTCGATTTACGCCGCGATGGTGTTGATGTGGCGATCCGTTACGGGCGCGGTCAGTATCCCGGCCATCACGCCGACCGCCTGTTTGAAGAAGAAATCTTTCCGGTCTGTAGTCCCAAACTGGCATTGAATAACCCCGAAGACCTTGCTCATCATACTTTGCTGCATGTTGGTTTTGCCACCGACAGCCAGTCCTATCCGGATTGGCGCATGTGGCTGAAGTCAGCCGGAATAAGCGGCGTCGATTGGCGCAAGGGGCCGGAATTTTCATTGGAAAACATGGCCGTACAGGCAGCACTTGAAGGCCACGGGGTGGCTTTGGTCAACACCTCGCTGGTGCGTGACGATCTGGCTTCCGGGGCGCTGGTCAGGCCGTTTGAACTGGGTATCCAGACAGGCTTCGCCTACTACCTGGCGATCCCTGACGAGAACATGGAACAGCCTGCTGTTGTGGCCTTTCGCAGATGGATTCTTGATTTGACATGTTCTTGA